TGCTATTGTATGTTTAAGCCATTTATCATCGTCTCTTTCGGGAAAGTCATTTCTATAATGGGCTCCTCTGGACTCCTGCCTCATTATGGCGCCTCTGGCTATAATTTCTGCTATAAGCAATATATTTTTAAATTCAAATGCTTCTACGATATCCGTATTGAAAAGATGCGATTTATCGTCAACTCCGATATTTTTTGCGCGTTCTTTAAGCTCTTCTATCTTTTCTATAGCTTTTTTCATAAGAGATTCTTCCCTGAACACGCCTACGTTTTTGCGCATATCCTCCTGCAGTTCTGCTTTAAGCAAACCGTGTCTTTCCTTGCCAGCTGATTTCTTAATGTTTTCAAATATCTCTTCGTCCCTTCTCACTGCAGATTCGTCAAACTTGCCAAAATCAACATTTTTAATATATTCTGCCATGTCTATTCCTGCCCGCCGTCCAAAAACTATAGTATCTAAAAGCGAATTTCCGCCCAATCTGTTTGCGCCGTGAACGCTGACGCAGGCGGATTCTCCAGCAGAATAAAAACCCTCTACCGTTGTTCTGCCGTTGTTGTCTGTTTTAATACCGCCCATAGAATAATGAACTCCGGGTCTGATAGGTATCGGCTCGTAAATGGGGTTGACTCCCTCAAAATCAATTGAAAGCTGCATAATCTGCGGCAATTTTTCCATTATTTTTTCTTTCCCCAGATGACGAACGTCAAGCAATATGGCTCCGTCAATGCCTCTTCCTTCATTAATTTCCGTCTGTTCGGCTCTTGCCACGACATCACGCGGGGCTAATTCCATTGCTTTAGGAGCATATTTAGACATAAATCTGACTCCAAGCGAATTTAGAAGATAAGCTCCTTCGCCTCTTGCTCCTTCCGTAACAAGAATACCCGTACTTTTAAGGGTTGTAGGATGAAACTGGACAAATTCCATGTCCATAAGAGGAACATCAGCTCTGATAGCAACCGACATGCCGTCGCCTGTATTTATTAAAGCGTTTGTATTGGATGAATACACCTGACCGTATCCGCCCGTTGCGAATAAGACAGACTTTGCAGCAATACCGTGAAACCTTCCCTCTCTTATATCATAAGCAACTACTCCGCTTATTTTTCCGTTATCTACAACCAAACTTGTGACAAAATATTCATATAGAATTTTCGTATTATATTTAAGAACATTATCAAACAATCCGTGAAGCATCATATGTCCTACGGCATCGGCATAATAGCATGACCTTGGAAAGCTTTGCCCTCCGAACGGTCTTTGCGCAATACCGCCTCTATCATTTCTGTTAAATACTACTCCCATTTTTTGTAATTCAAGTATATTGCCCGGAGCTTCGCTCGTTAATATTTCAATAGCGTCCTGGTCGCCTATATAGTCGCTGCCTTTGACGGTGTCAAAAAAATGCGATTCCCACGAATCATTTTCGTCAAAAGCGGCATTAACCCCGCCCTGAGCAGCACCGGAGTGCGACCTTGTAGGATATACTTTACTTACTATTACTGCGTCTACGCCTCTTTTTCTGAGTTCGACGCATGCCCTCAGCCCTGCAAGTCCCGCACCAACTATAATAACATCATGTTTAAGCATTTACAGTCCTCTGTTTTTTATTCTTTTTTTTAGCAAGTTATAATTATTTTTCTAAATTCTTAATATTTTACAATAATTTTATTACAATATTCAATAAAAAAATAAGAAAGGCAATTAATATAAAAATATTTCAACTTTTAATTATATAATTCAATTTCATAAATGCTAAGATATTTTATAATTAATATATGTGATAATTAAATAATTAATATATTATTTTTTAGCGTATTCATATATTCCGCTTTTCCCGCCTTCTTTCCTCAGCAGATAAATATCGGTTATCCTGATAGATTTATCAACAGCCTTAAGCATATCATAAATGGTAAGAGCTGCTACGGAAACAGCCGTAAGACTTTCCATTTCTACGCCGGTTTTTCCGGAAATTTTTACTATTGATTTAATATTTATGCAATTTTTGGATTTAACGGGCTCAAATATTATATCGCAATTTTCGATATTTAAAGGATGGCATAAAGGAATAAGCTCCGATGTTTTTTTTGCAGCCATAATTCCTGCAATCTTAGCGGTAGAAAAAACATCCCCTTTTTTACCTTCCCCTGTTATTGCAAGCTCAAACGCGTCCTGCGACATATATACGCTGGCGGCAGCAGTAGCAATTCTGACAGTTTCGGTTTTAGACGAAACATCGACCATAGTTGGCATACCGTTTTCATCTAAGTGAGTCAATTTTTTTTCTTCTGATTTTAATCCGTTCATTTTTCTTTAGATTTCAATCCGTTCATTATATTCATTATATTATATTGATTATATTAATTGCCTAAATTATATTAATTAACTGTTAACTGACTACACTCTGACAACAACTCTCTATGTGCTGGTAGATTATATCATAAACAAAATAAAAATCAAGGATTTAGCAAAACCTTACTCCTGCAATAGAAAATATTTATGCAGTTCTTTGCTCAGTTAACCCAACTTCACCACTTTTATCATTCTAAAATTATAACCAATTGATATTATTATATTTTATTTTTTATTTTGTAGTCCTCATAGACATTTTTATTACTCCATAAATATAATGCTATCAATGTGTTGCTGATAATTATGGTGAAGTTGGGTTAAGCAAAAGATAACTTTCTATTGCAAGATTAAAGCAAAACTTTAATATCCGATTTAATATTTTTATCGTTATGTTATTTTTGATATAACGTATTATCTTACATTTTTACATTGTAAATATACAATGTCAAGAAATTTTTTCATTAACAAACCAGCGCCGTATGTCATATCCTATTCCGGCAGGCGCAGGCTTAATTCCTCCGACGGTGGATTTAACGACCGGCATTGCTTCTGGAATATATAAGAACGTATAAGGGCAATCTTCTGCCAATAGACGCTGTATTGCAAAATAATATTTTTTTTGTATTTTCAAATTAAAAGTGCTTCTCGCCTTTATAAAAAGTTTATTAATCTGCGCATTGTTAAACGAAGTAAAGTTTAGACCCTTAGGAACAATATCGTTTCCTGAAAATATAGAAGAAGCGTCTGCAGGGTCGGGAGTAATTGTAAAACCCAGCAAAACAGCCTGAAAATTTTTTTTCATTATAAATTCAGAAATAAGCGATGTCCATTCCATTACCCTGATATCTACTTTAATACCTATTTTTTTTAAATTTTGCTGCATAATTTCGGCAGCCGAAAGTCTTTCTGGATTTCCCTGCGGCGTTAATATTGTAAATTTAAACCGTTTGCCGTTTTTAATAAGCCGACCGTCAACCAGATTCCAGCCGTTCTGTTTTAATAGCCTAAGTGCCTTTTCGGGATTGTACCTATATTTTTTCACGTTTCCGTTGTAGTAATAAGTTCCCGGCATATAAGGTCCGTAACAATGTCTTCCTAAACCGAGCAGCGCCCCTTTTATTATTTCCTGCTTGTTGATTGCATAGCTGAGCGCCTGTCTGACTTTACGTTTTTTAAATAATTTATCGAGAATATTGTATCCTAAAAAAGTAAAACTTAGAGACGGATGAATATATTTTTTGAATTTTTTAATAAAATTTTTTCCTTTCGATTCAAACTTATACTGTATAGGGGTCAACCCCATATAATCTATACCGTTTGATTTCAGCATTAAAAACATGGAAGAAGAATCCGGCACTATTCTGTATATTATCTCTTTTATATGGGGCGCTCCCATAAAATAATGAGGATTAGCCTTTAAAATAATTTCGTAGCCGTGAATCCATTTGTAAAATTCGTAAGGACCGGTTCCAACAGGATGGCTTCTCAGTCTGGTAGTCAGTAAATTCTTGCCTTTCAGAAGAAAACGCGGCAGTATGCTTAATCCCCAGCTTGAAAGAGCAGGCGCATAAGGCTTTTTATAAGTAACCTGAAAAATATATTTTCCTATAGTGCGCGCTTTTTCAACTTTAAGATAATCCGCGGAATACGGGGTCGGCGTTTTAGGGTTTATCATAAGATGATATGTAAACAAAACATCCCTTGCGGTAAACGGGTGTCCGTCCTGCCATAATACATGACGGCGCAGTTTAAATGTAATAGTCCTGCCGCCGTTTGTAATTTTCCATGATTTGGCTAAGTCGGGAACTATTTTTAAATTCCTGTTGTACCTGACTAACCCGTCATATATTTGAGATGTAACCTCTGCCGTAGGCGCGTCCGCCGCCATATTGCCTATAAGATTTGTGGCGTCGGCTGACAATCCTATTATAAGTACGCTATTATTTTTATTAAAATTGCTATTTATACTTCCGGCATAATTTATATTGTTAACACTATGATTATGATTACTATGCGCATATACGTTTTTTTTGCCTGAAGCTGCGCATCCGCTTAAAACTGCTATAGATATTAAAATAAATAGCGCGGATAAAAATTTAAAAGATATTTTACGGAGTGTAGTCATAATGAATAATAATCAACGATAAATAAAAAATAACAAAAATTCAAAAGATATCTGCGCCTGCCTACGATTTACGGATAAGGCGTAAAATCGCGTATTTCATAATCCGCCGGCAGCCCGAACATAAGATTCATATTCTGTACAGCCTGCAGAGAAGCGCCTTTTCCCAAATTGTCTATAGCGCTGACTAATATGAGATATGCGCCGTTTTTTGAAAAAGATATATGACAGACATTTGAATAAATTACATTTTTAATGTCAGGCAGAATACCGTTTTTCAGCAAAACAACAAAGGGGCTGTTTTTATAAAAATTATTGTATATATCTTCAATTGCATTTTCGCTGATAGCGATGCTATTTAACTTAATATAGATTGTTGTTAGTATTCCGCGTATCACCGGTATAATATGCGGAGTAAAAATTATTTCTGGATAATTTTCCTCACTGTGCGTCTGTTCATATTTCCGTTGAATTTCCGCAGGTTCGGCTTCGTGCTTATGCAGATACGCAGGTTCATCATATATGGAAGGCTTATAACCATCAGACTTACCGTTACCGCACGCAGATTTATACCCGCCCGTAAGCATTTCGTTGCAGATCTTTTCTTTAATTTCAGGAAGATGCCGATGTTTCCATAAATTATAAGCTCTCACGGAATTTTGAGCTTCGCAGAATAGATTCGATATATTAGCGCTGCTTCTGCCGGCTCCTGAAATGCCGGATTTAGAATCAATAATAACAGGGCTATTAAAATTTATAATTCCTGCCTTTATGAGAGGCAATAGCGGTAAAAGAGCGCCGGTCGGATAACATCCGGGATTTGAAACAAACTGAACTCCTTTAATTTTATCTTCATAAACGTCTGCCAACCCATAGACAAAATATTTATTCAGGTCAGGCGCTGCATGTTTTTCATAATTTAGCTCGTAGTTTTCTAATCTGTCAAAACGAAAGTCCGCCCCTATATCTATTATTTTAATTAACGGATTGAGCTTTAAAATAGAAGACACGATTGAAGAGCTTTTTCCGTGAGGCAGACATAAGAAAACAACATCGCTCGAAGCAGCTATAAGCTTTTCGTCTAATTTTTCAAAATTAACCGAACATCCGCATCCGTTCATCTTACTAAATGAAGGGAATACTTCAGATATTTCTTTGCCTGCATTGCTCTGAGACGTAATATGAACCAGCTCGACATCTTTTCTTAGCAGAAGCGTATAAGCCAGATAAATTCCGCTATATCCTGAAGCGCCGACAATAGATACTTTAATCATGTTTATATAATTTATAATATATAATTTATAATAATGTAATAATTAGTGTATTCTCAAACTGCCCTCGCACTACAACACTTTTTTTCGGAGTGGACTACTTGCTAAAACATACAATTAACCCAACTTCATCATTTTACCACTTCACCGCTTTTATTATTCTAAAATTATAACCCATTGATATTATTACATTATATTTTTTATTTTTAGTCCCCATAGACATTTTATTGCCACATAAATATAGTAATACCAATGTGTTGCTGATAATTATGGTGAAGTTGGATTAAAAATAAAAAAAACCAGAAACAACCCATAATAATCGGAGTAAATTTCTGGTTTATAATATATTTATATCGTACTTCTATAAAGTATTCTACTTTTATAACTAAAGAATAATAATAGAAATAGCAATAATAATTATTCTTACAATTATCTTTTTGAAAATTGAAATCTCGCTCTTGCTCCCTTTTGACCGTACTTCTTCCTTTCCTTAATCCTTGAATCTCTTGTAAGCATACCTGCTTTCGACAGGGTAGTTTTCAATTCAGGATTTAGCAGAAGCAATAAATGAGCGATTGCAAGCTTAATTGCGCCTGCCTGACCGTTAAGACCGCCGCCTCTGACATTGACAAAAACATCATACTTGTCTTCAATAGGAAAAAATGCAAGCGATTTAACCGCCATGACCCTCTGATTTTCAATAGGGAAATAATCATTAAAATCTCTTCCGTTTATTGTTATCTTTCCCTTGCCTTCCTTGAACAAAACCCTAGCAATAGAGGTTTTACGTTTTCCGGCTGCCTGCAATATATTTTTTTTAGCCATATTCCAAATTACTCCGTATTTTATTACTTAATTAATTTATTTTAATTTATCCTATTTTTTCATAAATCTGCGTATTTTAGTATATAAAATTACATACCTTAATACTGCGTACGTATAGTATAATTTAAATCATCGTTTTTATGTCAACCGCAACGGGATTCTGCGCAATATGCGGATGATTTTCGTCTGCATAAATTTTTAATTTTTTAATTAAAACATCAGCAAGCTTGTTCTTCGGCAGCATTCCTTTAACGGCATGGTAAACCGGAAAAGTCGCGTCTTTATGCAGCATATCTTTATAATTAAATGTTTTTAAACCGCCCGGATATCCGCTATGAAAATAATATTGCTTGTCCGTTAATTTTTTTCCTGTAATTTTAGCTTTTGCGCTATTAATGACAACTATGGAATCTCCCTTATTGGCATAAGGTGCATAGTCTGCTTTGTCCTTGCCCATTAATTTATTGGCGATAAAACTTGCAAGCCTCCCTAAGCTGACATCTTTAGCGTCAATTAAAATCCAATTATTTGAAATATCGTCACTGCTTTTAGACATTTGTTCCTCCAATATAAGATAATTAGTTATTTTCTTATAATATTAATTTTTTGTCAAGAACTTTTTTTTAATCAGTCTTTCGTATTTTAATCATTTCTTGCAATGCAACGTATTATTTTATTTTATTTTTTTTCTTTTTGAGATATTTAATTTAACCAATTCTCCACAGACATGGACGCTATATGCCGGGTGTTTAGAACTCCGCTCTGCATGATATGAAGAAGTCATAATCATATTTAAGTAAGCGTTTGCGCCTACCTTTTCGGCTTCAGGTTTAATAATTTCATTTATCTTTTTATTTATCTGCAAATATTGAAACGTTCCTGAATATTTAAAAGTCCGGCAGTATGTTCCGTAGTCTTTTGCAATTATTTTGCCTTTTATGCTGCGCTTTGTAGAAACTAAAAAATTATATTTCTTCGTCTGTATCTGTTTTTTTAAAGCAGAACCGGATTTTTTGCCGCTTAATTTTTTACTGCAGGCGCTTACCGTTAAAATAATTATAAAAATAGCCGCCGCCAGTATAATTTTTTTTATATAATTTTTATTTTTCATAAATTATTATTGCAGCAATAATATCAACCGTCATCACAATATATGCAATCTATTAATCTATTGATAGTTTATTAAGTTATTAAGTTATTAATTAATAATCTACTGGCATAATTAATCTATTATATATTTAATTAATTTATTTATTTAATTAATTGATTAAATAAATAATCAATCAAACGTTAGTTTCTTAAATAAAACCTTTTTTGACGAAATATCTTTTAAACCCGCCGGTTTCACCATTTTCACCGCTCCAAAACTGCAAAGGTCTTTGCATAATCTGCATCCAGTGCATAGATAAGGGTCAAGTATAACGGCGCCGGCTTCATCATTATTATTATACGTTAATGCGCCGGTTGGACAAAATTCCCAGCAATTAGCGCAAAGCAGACAATTTCTATTTATTGACGGCAATCTGATATCCAGCAGATCTAAACAATCAGGATTGCATTTTATAAAATTAAACAGTTTAAATCTTTTTTTAAAAAAAAGCTTATTTAGATTTTTGTCCTCATTTGATAAAAAAAATTCATTAAATGGTAATTCTTCCAATGGAAAATTTTTTGCTAACTTTACGGCATTTTCTTTTATAGTTTTGCTCATTTCCCGAAAAAACAACCTTCTTTGCGAATATTCATCAGTTGAATTATTTATATTGCCGGACTCCATCCGCGTATTTGCAAGCATATTTGAAACAGCGGCAGCATTATCATTAATATTGTCATTATTATTATCATCATAATTATCATTATAATTATCATTATCGGAACCGGTCATAGAAACAGCAATACTTTTTATTTTTTTGCTTTCTTTTTCATTATTATTAATAATACAAGAAAAATCAAATTTATTATGATCAATAAACTTAATTTTTTCCGCTATGTTTATATTATTACCTTCCGCATCCGTCAAACCGTTTAAAATACGGTTTATTGCTTTCATTTTCCTTTTATAAAAAAAATTATATCTGCAATCTTCGCAGCCGGCGGTAACAAAATTAATATCATCGGCATCGTTAAGATGTTTTATTATATCAGCATCGTCAACTTCGTTAATACATGATACAATTCTGCCGATATTTGACTTAAGATTAGAATTGACCATACTGCAAAAATAATATGCGCTATTTTGGTACATTAGAACTTTGTCCGATATGTCTGTTCCTTCTTTTAAATCAAAAACATAATTGGGGCAAATATTTATGCAT
This genomic stretch from Candidatus Acididesulfobacter guangdongensis harbors:
- a CDS encoding 30S ribosomal protein S9 translates to MAKKNILQAAGKRKTSIARVLFKEGKGKITINGRDFNDYFPIENQRVMAVKSLAFFPIEDKYDVFVNVRGGGLNGQAGAIKLAIAHLLLLLNPELKTTLSKAGMLTRDSRIKERKKYGQKGARARFQFSKR
- the moaC gene encoding cyclic pyranopterin monophosphate synthase MoaC is translated as MNGLKSEEKKLTHLDENGMPTMVDVSSKTETVRIATAAASVYMSQDAFELAITGEGKKGDVFSTAKIAGIMAAKKTSELIPLCHPLNIENCDIIFEPVKSKNCINIKSIVKISGKTGVEMESLTAVSVAALTIYDMLKAVDKSIRITDIYLLRKEGGKSGIYEYAKK
- a CDS encoding FAD-binding protein, whose amino-acid sequence is MLKHDVIIVGAGLAGLRACVELRKRGVDAVIVSKVYPTRSHSGAAQGGVNAAFDENDSWESHFFDTVKGSDYIGDQDAIEILTSEAPGNILELQKMGVVFNRNDRGGIAQRPFGGQSFPRSCYYADAVGHMMLHGLFDNVLKYNTKILYEYFVTSLVVDNGKISGVVAYDIREGRFHGIAAKSVLFATGGYGQVYSSNTNALINTGDGMSVAIRADVPLMDMEFVQFHPTTLKSTGILVTEGARGEGAYLLNSLGVRFMSKYAPKAMELAPRDVVARAEQTEINEGRGIDGAILLDVRHLGKEKIMEKLPQIMQLSIDFEGVNPIYEPIPIRPGVHYSMGGIKTDNNGRTTVEGFYSAGESACVSVHGANRLGGNSLLDTIVFGRRAGIDMAEYIKNVDFGKFDESAVRRDEEIFENIKKSAGKERHGLLKAELQEDMRKNVGVFREESLMKKAIEKIEELKERAKNIGVDDKSHLFNTDIVEAFEFKNILLIAEIIARGAIMRQESRGAHYRNDFPERDDDKWLKHTIAKLNASGGIDFDFSPVKITKFKPQPRTY
- a CDS encoding 4Fe-4S dicluster domain-containing protein: MNLLRIIDKIISGSENGNKILINEYYCTRLRSPMSSCYVCINKCPEQAIEINDSAIKISDKCSLCKLCINICPNYVFDLKEGTDISDKVLMYQNSAYYFCSMVNSNLKSNIGRIVSCINEVDDADIIKHLNDADDINFVTAGCEDCRYNFFYKRKMKAINRILNGLTDAEGNNINIAEKIKFIDHNKFDFSCIINNNEKESKKIKSIAVSMTGSDNDNYNDNYDDNNNDNINDNAAAVSNMLANTRMESGNINNSTDEYSQRRLFFREMSKTIKENAVKLAKNFPLEELPFNEFFLSNEDKNLNKLFFKKRFKLFNFIKCNPDCLDLLDIRLPSINRNCLLCANCWEFCPTGALTYNNNDEAGAVILDPYLCTGCRLCKDLCSFGAVKMVKPAGLKDISSKKVLFKKLTFD
- a CDS encoding N-acetyl-gamma-glutamyl-phosphate reductase — protein: MIKVSIVGASGYSGIYLAYTLLLRKDVELVHITSQSNAGKEISEVFPSFSKMNGCGCSVNFEKLDEKLIAASSDVVFLCLPHGKSSSIVSSILKLNPLIKIIDIGADFRFDRLENYELNYEKHAAPDLNKYFVYGLADVYEDKIKGVQFVSNPGCYPTGALLPLLPLIKAGIINFNSPVIIDSKSGISGAGRSSANISNLFCEAQNSVRAYNLWKHRHLPEIKEKICNEMLTGGYKSACGNGKSDGYKPSIYDEPAYLHKHEAEPAEIQRKYEQTHSEENYPEIIFTPHIIPVIRGILTTIYIKLNSIAISENAIEDIYNNFYKNSPFVVLLKNGILPDIKNVIYSNVCHISFSKNGAYLILVSAIDNLGKGASLQAVQNMNLMFGLPADYEIRDFTPYP
- a CDS encoding peptide-binding protein, which encodes MTTLRKISFKFLSALFILISIAVLSGCAASGKKNVYAHSNHNHSVNNINYAGSINSNFNKNNSVLIIGLSADATNLIGNMAADAPTAEVTSQIYDGLVRYNRNLKIVPDLAKSWKITNGGRTITFKLRRHVLWQDGHPFTARDVLFTYHLMINPKTPTPYSADYLKVEKARTIGKYIFQVTYKKPYAPALSSWGLSILPRFLLKGKNLLTTRLRSHPVGTGPYEFYKWIHGYEIILKANPHYFMGAPHIKEIIYRIVPDSSSMFLMLKSNGIDYMGLTPIQYKFESKGKNFIKKFKKYIHPSLSFTFLGYNILDKLFKKRKVRQALSYAINKQEIIKGALLGLGRHCYGPYMPGTYYYNGNVKKYRYNPEKALRLLKQNGWNLVDGRLIKNGKRFKFTILTPQGNPERLSAAEIMQQNLKKIGIKVDIRVMEWTSLISEFIMKKNFQAVLLGFTITPDPADASSIFSGNDIVPKGLNFTSFNNAQINKLFIKARSTFNLKIQKKYYFAIQRLLAEDCPYTFLYIPEAMPVVKSTVGGIKPAPAGIGYDIRRWFVNEKIS
- a CDS encoding 50S ribosomal protein L13; amino-acid sequence: MSKSSDDISNNWILIDAKDVSLGRLASFIANKLMGKDKADYAPYANKGDSIVVINSAKAKITGKKLTDKQYYFHSGYPGGLKTFNYKDMLHKDATFPVYHAVKGMLPKNKLADVLIKKLKIYADENHPHIAQNPVAVDIKTMI